From the Colius striatus isolate bColStr4 chromosome 6, bColStr4.1.hap1, whole genome shotgun sequence genome, the window agtACAAACTTATGCTTTGATTTACAATGCTAATTTGTGCAGCTTTTGACAAGCACCAAGTATCATTCTGAACCTATGAATATGACTTATATTACTTCAGTCGAATTTTTAAAGTAGGTTATTTAAGATTTTCAAAAGTTGGGAGTTTTTCTGGCTTTCCATATAAATGTTCTATTAAAAACATTTGTGGCTTAAGATTTAAataatgtgggtttttttgtcttttaataggTGAATGTCTATGTGCTGGGAAAAACTTTCCTTCTGTTGGCCAGAGAACTCTGCATAAATGCTCCAGCCataggtactttttttttttatggttgaCTTTTATATATTTGGgtgtatttttatgtatttgggTGTATTGTTACTTGACAAGAATATatctgtatgtgtgtatatatacatagtATTAAATGCTAAGTACCAAAGTGGTAACTTAAAAATGAAGCTGGAATCAATCCAAGCAGAAGAGCATTGCTGACTATGAGAGCCTTTTCTCCTTCATGTAAGAGTTCTTTGGGAGCTAGatgctcttttcctctttccccaaGTAGTTCAGGCCATACTAAGACAAGAGGCTGATGTGTAACAAATTTGTGTGTGTCTACAAGCTCACACAGGCTTGTCACACTTGAATTCCAGAGATGCAACATTTGATAACTATTTGCCAAATGTACTATCTGTTACCTTAGCTGAGGTGTTCAGTGCTTGGGAAGTGGCTGGATGGAAAACACGGAGCAATTTGTTTTCAAGCATGTGAACTTTTAAATTAGTTAAGTCATCACTGAAATTTTAGCAGTGATGGGATGGTGGGTTTTAACCTGTCAAAAGGGTAAAAAAGCTATTGTCTAGGCTGTAGCTTTTAAGCTAACAGAATACTTGCCAATTATGAGTGTTTACCGAGGTCTTGTGACTGTTACCCACCTCTGTGCAGGAATTGTCTTCCTGTATCTTTACCCACTCTCACTCCCACTCTCCTTAATCTGTGCTGAGAGAATCATATGCCTTTGTGTTCACACTACCACGTGCACACCCCTTCAGATGTACTCAGCTGGGCACAAAACTGCCTGCCTTTGCAGCAAGAGAATGCACAGCTCATATATGGAGCATCACCATAAATAACGGCATCCAGATAGTATGTGGCAGTGTGTAGCTATCAGCCATCCCTGTGTGCTGGCTTGATGTCTGCTAAAAGTTCCTGGTTTTAGTAAGTCAGTTgccttatttttcattattttgagAGAACAGGCAGAATTTGTATTGCAGCTTAGTTTCAAAGTGAAAATTAATTCAGTTTAGGAATAGAAAAcctctttgaaatgaaatgtggAGGTACTGGTTTAGATGGCTGGTTGAGTGTTCTTTCCTAAGGTCATTATGAGAAGAGAGACTTATAAAAATAAGTGTTTTTAATTGGCTTAGCTGTAGAGATTGTCAGACACTCAAGAACATCTACTTTGAGAAAAGTTAAGGTTACTAGCTCAAACATCACTGAGGATAGTGATGGGACTtatgttttaaggaaaaaaaagacacagcagCTTTGTTCCAAATGGCTTATTTCTAATGAGTGAAATTTAGTGAAGTTAAAGACCGTGTTGCAAGCATTTCTCTAATGTCTGCTCCTAACTCTGAGGAGAGGGTGTGTATTTAGATAGTGGCTGCCAGTACTGCAGCTCTAGGCTAAATCTGTGATGAAACTTGTCAGTGTATTAAGCCTCATCTGGATGTTTCGACTCTGGCCATTCAAGTGGGGTGCAGTTTGACAGGTGCAAGTGACAGTGGTGCTGctctctgggcaggctggaggtTAACCCATTCATGCGTGTGAATGGGCATTAGAAGGTTTCAAATCTAACCACAGGATGATTTTGATCAACTTTGATTGGACAGACCATGAGTGTAGCTTCAGCTTACACAACACACATAAAACCCTGAGCTTGTGTGTGTCAGCTCCCTTTCTTATGAAGGCAAATAAAGGCTGCTGATGGATAGGCAGCAGCAGACAAGGGAACCTTCGTATCTGCAGTGATAGCTAATGCCCTGCGTAGATGCACAGACTACAGTATCATCACCCTTGTCCCTGGAGATGAATTAACAGACACAAGCCCTAAGATCAGCAATGACCAAATACACAGGAGTTGGGAcaagtaaaaatgttttatatttcaCAGATTCATAAACTGCTCTAGTTTAGAACATTCTGTTTAAGTCAGCTGCAGTCTGCACGTTAGTTATCTATATACAAAATAAATGCACAGTACGTGCAAAATTTAACATTTTCCTGCTTGTTGCAGTCTTAATAATTAAGTCAAATAGcttatgaataaataaaataagattAAATTCAAGAGCATTCCTTCACTTATTTGTATAGCCTGATGTAGCAGATAAGTAAGTAGGGTAACGTTCCATACTGCTGCAGAGTTCATagcaaaactggaaaaaaaatcccttcaatGTGCATCACTGCAGTACTGGAATACAATCAAGGTGAAATGCATCATGCATAGAAAATGAGCTCAGGTATTTGTCCTCCTTGTACTCCTGTTCCATTCGTACTGTCCGAGGAGCACTGGAACTGGAACGTCACTTTCCCACACTGCACTTCAGTCATTCCCTCTTGCCCAAAGTAACTGAGTTCGTTACCGTCAAGAATAGCACTTACATTGTAAAACGTGTCTTGCTCAACCTGCACAGGATGCTCAAACCACACGGAGAAAGTATTACTGGAGCCATCAGAGGTAAACTTTGTCAGGTTTTGAGCAAGGACAACTCCCAAGCGCTTCAGTTCGATTTTGACGCTGTATTCAGCTTTGCCACAGCTCGACCCGTACAATCCCAGTCCCGCTATAAATATCCGTTTGTCTACGGCAAACTGAATACTGTCACATCGCCCTCGGTACCTCCACTGATTGCTGCGGTAGGCAGACGACTGAAACCGATGGCAGCGCTGAGGTACGAGTCCTTTCCGTTTCGTCAGCGGAAACTCGAGTTTGGGTTTATTTGCAGCCGTGTACCATAGGAAGATATTGTGAGTTTCCTCAAGGGTGAGGATGTCGGACTGGGCAGCTCCGTTGGCAAACTCCTCCAAAGTCATGGTAGGAATCCGCACCAAGTACAAAGCTTTTCCTAATACATTCCTCTTGTTGCGTGGCGTAACCGGCAGCCCTTGCCTTTTGCATTCAGCCTCTGCCCAGTTGAGAACAGCCTCAAAAACTACCACTTCCTTGGTGTTGAGTGCCTCCCGGGTTACAATGATCTCTAGTGTTTGTTGATCTATCTCACAGAAGCCCTCTGACTTCAGTGCCATTTCTGCTTGAGCATCAATCACTTCCCAGCAGCGCTGCGTCAGCTCTGGCTCCTCGAAGAGCCTGCTCTGAGACAGCAGGACACAAGCGTTCTTCGCTTCTAAGCTGGTCTCCAGAAAATTGACGCAAGCCTTTGCTAAGGCCGGCACGATGTACTTTTTGGCAGCGTACAGCGTAGCCAGAACCGTGTCTGCTTCCAGGTCTATTTCATCACTATACATGTATCtggatggggaggggggcaaaaaaaaagaatacgCAGGCCATGAAAGATTGCTCTGTAGTCATGTTTGTTGGCAGTGAATCTGACATTCAGTATTTGTCAGCACATTAGGTAAATAGTAATAAGTGCGTCTTGCACAATGCCAATTAGCAGATGTATATTTTATAAGCTACTTTGATTCTGTTCATGTAATTAGTAGACTCGTAATGGCCACTTACTTTAATAGGATTAGAAAGGCTGCAGGTTCCACATCTGGTATATGGATTTCAGATTTGACCTCTGCGAGATCACCGTAAAACATAGCGTAGAAGACAGAGCTCCCAACTGCCAAAACATACTGGAAAATAAAGAGAGAGAAGCCTCAGTAATACGGAGGGGTAACAGCTGAACGCGATGGCTTTCGATAAGAGCTACGCTTAGGGAAAGTTAAaagctgcagtggaggcagaagactGCCTTAGACTGTTCCCTTTAATTGCAGCATATGTGAATTGCTTCTGGGATTAGATGAGAGCTGTAATtagtaaaaaaaaggaaaagagaactgAGTTGTCAGGCAGGGTGGGAGGGGTGGAAAAGGGGATACGCACAGCAGTAGGAAAAAGCCAAAAATTATCTGCACAAACCTTATGGGCAGGAACTTTCTTGGATGCCCCTGGCGGGCCCACGATGAAGTGAACATCAGCCATGAGTTCGTTATTGAACATCAGCGCGTTCCTGCAAGC encodes:
- the BTBD6 gene encoding BTB/POZ domain-containing protein 6 isoform X1, translating into MPLPHGCLNGRIMKCLTFFLLLPETLKKSKKSVRSNGKVPGCYEIVPLSLKKKMAAELYPASTNTNIANSNAAAATAANSKKNALQLQQNAQPPPPPQLQNLNNNNLESANWQSFHPTLRERNALMFNNELMADVHFIVGPPGASKKVPAHKYVLAVGSSVFYAMFYGDLAEVKSEIHIPDVEPAAFLILLKYMYSDEIDLEADTVLATLYAAKKYIVPALAKACVNFLETSLEAKNACVLLSQSRLFEEPELTQRCWEVIDAQAEMALKSEGFCEIDQQTLEIIVTREALNTKEVVVFEAVLNWAEAECKRQGLPVTPRNKRNVLGKALYLVRIPTMTLEEFANGAAQSDILTLEETHNIFLWYTAANKPKLEFPLTKRKGLVPQRCHRFQSSAYRSNQWRYRGRCDSIQFAVDKRIFIAGLGLYGSSCGKAEYSVKIELKRLGVVLAQNLTKFTSDGSSNTFSVWFEHPVQVEQDTFYNVSAILDGNELSYFGQEGMTEVQCGKVTFQFQCSSDSTNGTGVQGGQIPELIFYA
- the BTBD6 gene encoding BTB/POZ domain-containing protein 6 isoform X2 translates to MAAELYPASTNTNIANSNAAAATAANSKKNALQLQQNAQPPPPPQLQNLNNNNLESANWQSFHPTLRERNALMFNNELMADVHFIVGPPGASKKVPAHKYVLAVGSSVFYAMFYGDLAEVKSEIHIPDVEPAAFLILLKYMYSDEIDLEADTVLATLYAAKKYIVPALAKACVNFLETSLEAKNACVLLSQSRLFEEPELTQRCWEVIDAQAEMALKSEGFCEIDQQTLEIIVTREALNTKEVVVFEAVLNWAEAECKRQGLPVTPRNKRNVLGKALYLVRIPTMTLEEFANGAAQSDILTLEETHNIFLWYTAANKPKLEFPLTKRKGLVPQRCHRFQSSAYRSNQWRYRGRCDSIQFAVDKRIFIAGLGLYGSSCGKAEYSVKIELKRLGVVLAQNLTKFTSDGSSNTFSVWFEHPVQVEQDTFYNVSAILDGNELSYFGQEGMTEVQCGKVTFQFQCSSDSTNGTGVQGGQIPELIFYA